The DNA segment TGACCGTCCAGAACTTCAACCGGGCCGGTCTGGCGCACATGGACCGGTTCCGCATCTGCATCGACCCAGCCTTCGGCCAGATGCTTCACAAAGCTTGGGACGCGGTTCAGCCCGTGCGAATAGACGCCGTCGCAACTGGATTGCGCATGAAACCGCGCGAGGGTTTGTGCCTTGTCGCTGGCCATTCCGGCATGCACAAAAGCGCGCGCGATAGTGTCTTCGAGTTGCTGAAATGGAACCCTGTGCATATTCTGCCCTGCCTTGCTGTGGAAAAGTGGCCTGTGATCCGATCTTTGCAGAACAGACCGGCTGCGAGTATAGGTTTCAATGGCCAGCCTTGGCCGGTCATGTCACAGCGGCAATAGCCTCTGGCACCAAAGCGCCGCGATGGCGGATCACATGGCGGCTTAGGGCGTGGCCTGCGCGAATGGCGGCCTCAGAATCAGCACCTTGCAACATCGCGGCCAGATAGCCCGCATTGAAACTGTCACCCGCCGACGTCGTGTCGACCGGCTGTTCGGGCACCAGATCGGTCAGCGCACCTGTCCCTGACGGGCCGGAATAGTACATCGGGCCGCCCCCATTCTTGACCACGACCTGCGCGGCCCCAAGCCGGTGATACCGCGCGATGGTGGCCTGCGGATCGGCATCGCCGAAATATGTGGCCTCGTCATCGAAGCTGGGCAGGATCAGATCGCTTTGCGCGGCGGCGCGTTCGATCTGGGCGCACATGGTCGGCGCGTCCGGCCACAATCGCGGGCGCAGATTGGGATCAAAGACCACCATTGCCCCGCGCTGGCGGGCCTCTTGCAGGGCGGTCATAAGGGTTGTGCGCGCCGCATCTGGCAAAATCGCCAGCGTGATACCGGACAGATAGAGCATCGACGCCTCTGAGAAGGCGTCCGTCAGGCGCTGTGGGTCATTGGCCAACCCGCGCGCGGCAGAATTATCGCGCCAATAGCTGAAGCTGCGCTCGCCATCTTTCAGCGTGATCGCATACAGTCCAATCTCGCGGTCTGGATCGCGGCTGACATGGGTGTTCCCGATCCCGGCTGCGTCCAGAAAGTCCAGCATACGCTGTGAAAACGGCCCCGTGCCCACGCGGGACAGATACCCCACATGCCACGCCTCGGGCAGCAATCCGCGCAGATACCACGCCGTGTTCAGCGTATCGCCTGCAATGCCCAGATGCCACGCATCAGGGGTGTCAGATTGCGAAAGCTCTATCATGGCTTCGCCGATGCAAAGAATGTGGCCAGAGGTCATGTCATGTCTTTCATTGCGGTTTCAGTCAGTGTCGCCAAAGCGGATCGTTCGGTCTGCACGGATACAGAGTTTCGTCAAATCCCTGCCCCGTTGACGGTGCAGCCCCCTTTTTCTGCCCGCCGCGCGGGTCGGTCGCTTGAGGCTGCTGGAACAGGGGAGAAAAATCATAGCTGTTTCATCATCATTTTATGCGCGGTCGTCAACACCACCACACGTATAACTGGCATACTAGACGGATAATTTTTCCACCCAAAGCGCCGCTTATCGAATGAATTAGAACAGGCGGCGCTGTTCTGGTTCGGATATGGAACAATTTACACTTGCATTGGCGCAGGGGCGTTCAGGACACCTGCGCCCGCCTGCCCCCCTTGCCCGCGTGGCCGTCATCTGCCAATATCCACCAAACACCCCGACAACAGAGCCAACGTGCGCCTGATAGACCCCTCTCACCCTTTCTATCGCCCCAAATGGCGCCGCTACCTATTGGTGGCAGTGCCCTTTGTCTGGGCAAGTGTGGAATGGTCTCAGGGCAACACGATCTGGGCATATCTTGCTGCCGCGATTGGCGGGTATCTGGCGTGGCATCTGGTGTTGAACTGGCGTTCTGACAGCGCAGACTAGTCCTGCGATTCACTCGATTTGCGGATAAAGCCGGATAAGCTTTGTGCGCGCGTCTTGAGTTGTGAACTGCCAGTTGGTTTTGGCGCGTTGGG comes from the Roseinatronobacter monicus genome and includes:
- a CDS encoding sugar kinase; this encodes MTSGHILCIGEAMIELSQSDTPDAWHLGIAGDTLNTAWYLRGLLPEAWHVGYLSRVGTGPFSQRMLDFLDAAGIGNTHVSRDPDREIGLYAITLKDGERSFSYWRDNSAARGLANDPQRLTDAFSEASMLYLSGITLAILPDAARTTLMTALQEARQRGAMVVFDPNLRPRLWPDAPTMCAQIERAAAQSDLILPSFDDEATYFGDADPQATIARYHRLGAAQVVVKNGGGPMYYSGPSGTGALTDLVPEQPVDTTSAGDSFNAGYLAAMLQGADSEAAIRAGHALSRHVIRHRGALVPEAIAAVT